The Jiangella alba genome includes the window TGCCGAGGATGCCCTGGACGTCGGCCAGCGCCTTGGCCAGCAGCTCCCGCTCGACCTTCAGCCGCCCGCCGCCGAGCTCGTCGTCGATGGTCTGCTGGACCTGCTGCGAGATCCAGCCGAGGGCCTGCCCGTTGTCGCGGACGATCTTGCGGAAGAAGAAGTCCTGGCCCTGGATGGCCGTGGTGCCCTCGTACAGGGTGTCGATCTTGGCGTCGCGGACGTACTGCTCGAGCGGGTAGTCCTGCAGGAAGCCCGAGCCGCCGAAGGTCTGCAGCGACTCGGAGCCCAGCAGCACCCACGACCGCTCCGACCCGTATCCCTTGACGATCGGCAGCAGCAGGTCGTTGACCCGCTCGGCGTTGGCGTCGGTCTCGCCACGTGCGGCCGCGGCCGCGACGGCGTCCTGCATGGTGGCGGTGTAGAGCACCAGCGCCCGCATGCCCTCGGCGTGCGCCTTCTGCGTCATCAGCGAGCGGCGGACGTCGGGGTGGTGGGTGATGGTGACGCGCGGCGCCGACTTGTCGGTGGCCCGGGTGAGGTCGGCGCCCTGGACCCGCTCCTTGGCGTAGTCGAGCGCGTTGAGGTAGCCCGACGAGAGGGTGGCGATGGCCTTCGTGCCGACCATCATGCGGGCGTACTCGATGACCTGGAACATCTGCGCGATGCCGTCGTGGACGTCGCCGAGCAGCCAGCCCGTCGCCGGCTCGCCGTCGCCGAAGGTGAGCTCGCAGGTCGTCGAGACCTTGAGGCCCATCTTCTTCTCGACATTGGTGGCGTAGACGCCGTTGCGCTCGCCCAGCTCGCCGGTCTCGGGGTCGAAGCGGATCTTCGGCACGATGAACAGCGACAGCCCCTTGGTGCCGGGGCCGCCGGCGCCCTCGACGCCGACCGGCCGGGCCAGCACCAGGTGGACGATGTTCTCGCTCATGTCGTGCTCGCCGGACGTGATGAACCGCTTCACGCCCTCGATGTGCCAGCTGCCGTCGGGCTGCGGTAGCGCCTTGGTGGTGCCGGCGCCGACGTCGGAGCCGGCGTCGGGCTCGGTGAGCACCATGGTGGCGGCCCAGCGGCGGTCGATCATGATCTCGGCGATGCGCTGCTGCGCCTCGGTGCCGTTGCGCCAGATGACGCTCGCGAACGACGGGCCCGACGCGTACATCCAGGCGGCGGCGTTGGCGCCGAGGATCAGCTCGGCGGCGCCCCAGAACACCGACGGCGGCAGCGGCGTGCCGCCCAGGCCCTCGGGCAGCGCGAAGCGCCACAGCTCGGAGTCCATCAGGGTGTCGAAGCTCTGCCGGAACGCCTCGGGGACGGTGACGGTGTGGGCGGCGGGGTCGAAGACGGGCGGCGTGCGGTCGGAGTCGGTGTACGACGCGGCGAGGTCCTCGCGGCTCATGCGGTCGACCTCGGCCAGGATGCTGCGCACCGTGTCGGCGTCGAACTCCTCGTAGCGCCCGCTGCCCAACTGCGCGTCGCTGCCGAACACGTCGAACAGCGCGAACTCGATGTCGCGCAGGTTGGACCTGTAGTGGCTCATCGCTTCCTCCGTCAGCCCGTTGCTACCAGCCGGTAACCCCATGGTGCTACTTGTCGGTAACTTCGCGCAACCCAGGAACGGCGACGGCCCCGCGTCCGTCTCACTGACATGCGACGACTAGGAACCTTCGCCGCGGTGGCCGGCATCGCCCTGCTGGCGGCTTGCGGCGGCAACGACAGCGGCGACGACACCACCGCCGTCCCCGGCGACTCCGGCGCCGACGGCTCCACCGAACCGGCCGTGCCGGTCGTCGGCAGCCGGTGGGTGCTCGAGGAACTGCAGGCCGCGGGCGCGACCATCGCGGGCCCGGCCGACCCGCAGGCCTACTTCGAGATCGACGAGAACGGCGACGTCACCGGCTCCACGGGCTGCAACGGCTTCAGTGGGTCGGCCGAGGTGAGCGACGCCAGCATCACCTTCCAGCCGCTCATCTCCACCCGTCGCGGCTGCTCCGGCGACCTCGGCCAGATCGACAGCTCGATGCTGACCGTGCTCAGTGGCGAGGTCACCGTCGAGGTGTCCGGCGACGTCCTGACCCTCACCAACGCCGAGGGCGAGTCGCTGACCATGCAGGCCTCCGACGCCCCGTCGACCGATCTGTGACATGCGACGCCCAGCGGCTGGCTTCGGCCTGCTGGGCGTCCTGCTGACGCTGGCCGCCTGCGGCGACACCGCCGCGGGCGACACCGACACCGACGGCGATGCCGGTGCGGGCGCGGCGCTGTTCGGCCGCACGTTCGTCTCCACCGAGAACATCGGCATCCCCGGCGGCGGCCCGCTGACCCTCGCCTTCACCGACGACGGCCGGCTGCTGGCCACCGCCGGGTGCAACAGCACGAACGGCCCGGTCGAGCTGGCCGGCGGCCGCATCGCCGTCGCCGACCTCGGCATGACGGCGATGGGCTGCGAGCCCGACGTCATGGCGTCCGACGAGTGGGTCGGCGAGCTGCTCGCCGCCGAGCCCGCCTGGGAACTGGGCGACGACGGCGTCCTCGTGCTCACCGCCGGCGACCGCGGCGTGGCGCTGACCGACCGCGACGTGCTGGACCCGCCGGTCGAGCTGACCGGCCGGCAGTGGGACGTCGAAGGCCTCTCCGACGGCCAGACCGCGTCGTCCGTGCCGGTCGGCGTCACGGCGTTCCTGCGCATCGACGGCGACGTCCTGAGCGGCAGCACCGGCTGCAACGACGTCAGCGGCACCGTCATGATCGACGGCGACGCCCTCACGGTCACCGATCTCGCCATCACCGAGGTGGCCTGCGAGGGCGCGGAGCAGTACGTCGAGGGCGTGGTGCTGGCCGCGCTCGACGGCGCCGTCCGGTTCGCCATCACCAGCGACCGGCTGACGCTCGAGGCGCCCAGTGGTTTCGGCCTGCACGCGGTGGCGGCGGCTTGACAGCCCGCGGCGCCGTTTGTCACGGTTCGGCGCGGCTTTCCACAACTGATCCACAACCTGTGGGTCGCGCCGGGTATCGGCGCGTCCACCGCCACGTCGGTGCAGGTGAAGGCCCCTCGGGCCCTTACTCCGAGGGGTCTTCTGCGATTTCTATCGCATCCGCGGATGAACACCGCGTTACGACACGGCGTCTCCCCGCCATCGGTTCGAGTTGGTCCGTCCGTATACAACCGCTTTGCCGTTGCCGTTACATTGATCACCGAGAACGGCGGAGATGAGAGTGGCCGGACCGGGAGGCAGAGTGCGCGACAGGCTCAGCCGCGCCGAGTCGGTGCTGCGCTCCGCCGCGGCCCGCGGCGGTGAGGCCGACCTCGGGCGCGACATCGATCCGCGCTCCGTCGAGTCCGCCGACGTGTGGGACGAGTCGCGCACCGTCCGCGCCCGCATCGTCGACGAGGTGCTGCGCGACGCCGGCGGTGTGCCCGGCGCCGCCGTCCGGCTGACCGGCGCCCGCATCACCGGCGGCCTGCAGCTGCGCGACGGGCGGCTGGAGCGGCCGCTGCGGCTGGACATGTGCTGGATCGACGACATCCTCGCGCTCTCCGAGCTGACGGCGGCCGGCGTCGAGCTGGTCCGCTGCCGGGTGCCGGACCTGCGCACCGCGTCCGTCGACGTGCAGAACGCGCTGGCCGTGCGCGAGTGCCTGGTCGGCTCGGTCAGCATGGTCGACACCCGCGTGCACCGGTCGGTGTCGTTCGAGGACAGCCGGTTCCAGGGCCGCTCGACGCTGTTCCACGCCCGCAACCTCAGCGTCGGCGGCGACCTCCTGCTCACCCGCGCGCGGCTGTTCGCGGCGTCCGGCGAGGCCGTCGACGCCGAACGGCTGCGGGTCGACGGCGGGCTGGGGCTGGTCGGCGCCCGGGTCCGCGGCCCGATCGTGCTGTCCGGCGCGACCGTGGCCGGGAAGGTCGATCTCACCGACGCCGTCCTGCGCAACCGCCACGGCGTCGCGCTGGACGCCCGCCGGCTGGTCGCGGGCGGCGTGCAGGCCCACGGCCTGCGCTGCAGCGGCACCGTCGACCTCGGCCACGCGGCGGTGGCCGGCAGCGTCGTGTTCGACGGTGCGGTGCTGGCCAACCCGGGCGGCGACGCGCTGGTCGCCAGCGACATCGAGGCCGACCGGCTGGAGGCCGAGAACGGCGCTCGCATCCTCGGGCGCATGCTGATCCCGCGCGGCGTCGTCCGCGACACCCTCGCGTTGCGCGGCGTCGAGATCAGCAACCCCGGCGGGTACGCGATGGTCGGCATCGGCGCCGCGGTCGGCTCGCTGGTGGCCGACCGCGCCCGGCTGGTCGGCCGGGTCATGCTGGACGAGCTGGAGGCGACGTCGGTCCGCCTCGTCGGCACCCGGGTCACCAACCCGGACGACTCCTGGGCGGTCAGCCTGCAGTCCGCGACCGTCCGGCGCGACCTCAACCTCGAGCGGCTCTCCGCCAAGGGCGGGCTGAACATCAAGGGCATCCGGGTCGGCGCCGCGGTCTTCCTCACCGGCGCCAGCCTCGACGGCGGCTACCGCGCGCTGGCCGCGTCGCGCGCCGTCATCGGCGAGCGGATGGTGCTCGGACGGCGGTTCCGCTGCCGCGGCGACCTCGACCTCGCCCACGCCGACCTCGGCAAGAGCCTGGCCATGGACGGCGTCCGGGTGCAGGGCCAGCTGCGGCTGTTCCAGGCCCGGGTGCGCAGCGACGTGCTGCTGCGCGGCGCCTACATCGAGGCGTCCGGCATGGGCGTCGACGCCATCGGCCTGCGGGTCGACGGCCGGCTCACCGCTCGCGGCATGGTCTGCGACGGCGCCGTCCGGCTCACCGCGGCGGTCGCCGACAGCGTCGTGCTGACCGGCGCGCAGATCTACAACCCCGACGGCAACGCGCTCATCGCGCCGCGCATGGAGGTCCGCGGCGACCTCGTCGTCGGCGACGACCCGTACTCGTCCGACCTCGGCGGCTTCTGGGCCGACGGCGGCCTGGTGCTGCGCGACGGCAAGATCGGCGGCGACCTCGTGTTCGACGGCGCCGTGCTGCACCGGCCCGACCACCGGGCGGTCGACGGCACGGGCGTGCAGGTGGGCGGCAAGGTCTCGTTCGAGCGGGCCGAGGTCGAGGGCACCGTCGCGTTCGACCAGTCGCACGTGCGCCGCCGGTTCGTGCTCAGCGACTCGACGCTGGCCGGGCGCGGCGTCGGGTCCGCCGACGGCGTCATCGTGTTCAGCGCCATCCAGGCGACGTCCGACGACTTCCTCGTCGACGGCGGCGTGTTCCACGGCGCGCTGCGGCTCACCGGTGCGACCTTCTCGGCCGGGATGAGCCTGCGGCACGCGCGGTTCACCGCGCCCGGGCAGACCGCGCTGCTGCTGCCCGAGGTCAGCTGCGGGGTGTTCCGGCTGACCGCCCTCGACGTCGACGGCGCCGTCATCGTGGCGCGGTCCCGGGTCGGCGGCGACCTCGTCCTCGACGGCGGCCGCTACCACCACCCGGGCCGGTTCGCCGTCGACGCCGCGCAGGTCGAGGTCGGCGGCTCGTTCCTCGTCCGCGACGCGGAGCTGACCGGCGGCGTCGCGCTACGGCGGGCCGAGGTGGGCTTCAGCGTCGTGCTCACGGCGGTGCGGGGCGAGACCGGCGAGCGCGACGACGGCCGCGTCGCCGTCGGCGAGATCGTCGCGGCCTCCGGGCTCAAGGTCGAGGGCAACCTGGAATTCCGCGACGTCGAGCTGACCGGGCAGTTCTCGCTCGCCGAGGCGGTGCTGGCCGGCCGGCTGCTGGTCCGCGGCCGCACGACGCTGACGAACGCGGGCCGCACGGCGGTGTTCGCGCCGAACCTGCGGGTGTCCGGCGCGGTCGAGCTGGGCTCGCGCCGCTCCACCGGCAACGGCCCGCTGACCATCGTCGGCGAGGTGCGCCTGGACCGCGCGCACATCGGCGAGCTGTCCTGCGAGCAGGTGACGATCAGCCAGGACCACGCCGCCGACTCCCGCGCGGCCGGGACCGAGCAGGAGCGGCCGCTGGTCTCGTTGCACGAGGCCGAGGTGGCCCGGCGCATCCTGATGAACGACCTCAGCGTCGCCGCCACGCCCACCGGGCTGCGGGCGCTGATCGACCTGTCCGAGCTGCAGGCCGGCACGGTCGAGCTGCCGGCCGGCGAGATCGCCGTCGACCTGCGCGGGTCCGAGGTCCGCACGCTGGTCATGGACCCCACCGACACCTCGATGGTCATGCTGTCCGGCCTCACCTTCGACGACCCCGGCGACGCCGACGTCGACACCGCGCTGGCGTGGCTGCGCCGCGACCCGACCGGCTACCAGCACCAGGTGTACGAGCAGCTGGCCAATCACTACCGCCGCTCCGGCGACGACGCCTCCGCGCGGGCCGTCCTGCTGTCGCGGCTGCGGCACCGCCGCGACCTGCTGCGCACGTCGTCGTTCGGCCAGTCGCTGATGAAGGGCTGGGGCTACCTGCAGGATGTCACCGTCGGCTTCGGCTACCGGCCCGGCCTGGCCGCCATCTGGTTCGTCGGCCTGCTGGTGTTCGGCACGGCGTACTTCTGGGACAAGACGCTGGACCCGGTCGAGGTGAACGTCCACCCGAC containing:
- a CDS encoding META domain-containing protein, translated to MRRLGTFAAVAGIALLAACGGNDSGDDTTAVPGDSGADGSTEPAVPVVGSRWVLEELQAAGATIAGPADPQAYFEIDENGDVTGSTGCNGFSGSAEVSDASITFQPLISTRRGCSGDLGQIDSSMLTVLSGEVTVEVSGDVLTLTNAEGESLTMQASDAPSTDL
- a CDS encoding acyl-CoA dehydrogenase: MSHYRSNLRDIEFALFDVFGSDAQLGSGRYEEFDADTVRSILAEVDRMSREDLAASYTDSDRTPPVFDPAAHTVTVPEAFRQSFDTLMDSELWRFALPEGLGGTPLPPSVFWGAAELILGANAAAWMYASGPSFASVIWRNGTEAQQRIAEIMIDRRWAATMVLTEPDAGSDVGAGTTKALPQPDGSWHIEGVKRFITSGEHDMSENIVHLVLARPVGVEGAGGPGTKGLSLFIVPKIRFDPETGELGERNGVYATNVEKKMGLKVSTTCELTFGDGEPATGWLLGDVHDGIAQMFQVIEYARMMVGTKAIATLSSGYLNALDYAKERVQGADLTRATDKSAPRVTITHHPDVRRSLMTQKAHAEGMRALVLYTATMQDAVAAAAARGETDANAERVNDLLLPIVKGYGSERSWVLLGSESLQTFGGSGFLQDYPLEQYVRDAKIDTLYEGTTAIQGQDFFFRKIVRDNGQALGWISQQVQQTIDDELGGGRLKVERELLAKALADVQGILGTMVGFLMSADERTEGGDVRNVYKVGQNTTRLLLAAGDLVVAWLLLRQAAVALTKLDGEVSAKDQAFYDGKVAAAQFFARQVLPRLAAERAVAEATDNALMDLDEAAF
- a CDS encoding META domain-containing protein, whose product is MRRPAAGFGLLGVLLTLAACGDTAAGDTDTDGDAGAGAALFGRTFVSTENIGIPGGGPLTLAFTDDGRLLATAGCNSTNGPVELAGGRIAVADLGMTAMGCEPDVMASDEWVGELLAAEPAWELGDDGVLVLTAGDRGVALTDRDVLDPPVELTGRQWDVEGLSDGQTASSVPVGVTAFLRIDGDVLSGSTGCNDVSGTVMIDGDALTVTDLAITEVACEGAEQYVEGVVLAALDGAVRFAITSDRLTLEAPSGFGLHAVAAA